The genome window TCCCTGATGGGCGCGTGCCACTGCCTTGACCACGGTCAGGCCGAGGCCGGTGCCGTTAGTCTTGGTGGTGAAAAAGGGTTCGCCCAGGCGCTGCAACACGGCGGGCTCGATACCGCTGCCACTGTCGCTGATGCACAGGCGCAGGGTTTGCTCGCGGTGGTACAGGTGCACCTTGAGCCGCGCACCGGGGCCGCTGGCCTGGGTGGCGTTTTCGATCAGGTTGAGCAGCGAACCAACAAGGGTGTCGCGGTTGCACAGCAGCTCGCCGAGATGGCTGTCACACTGCCAACGCACTTGCACGTCTTGAATGTGAGTGGCGGCCGCCGCTTGCAGGGCCTGCATCAACTCGGCCGGCGTGATGCGGTCGGTCAGCGGCAATTCACCACGGGCAAATACCAGCATGTCGCGCACCTGATGCTCCAACTCGTGCAGGCGCTCCTTGAGGCGCCCGGCAAAACGCTGGTGGGTGGCCGCAGGCAATTGCTCATCAGTCAAATGACTGGCGTAGATCAACGCCGCCGACAGTGGCGTGCGGATCTGATGCGCCAGAGAAGCGACCATGCGCCCCAGCGAAGACAAACGCTCGTGGCGCGCCAACTGGTCTTGCAGGTGACGGGTTTCAGTCAGGTCGTTGAGTAGCACAAGCTGGCCCGGCTCCGCGTCCAGGGCGCGCGTGGCAATGGACAAGCGGCGGCCGTCCTTGAGCGAGATTTCATGGCCGTCGTCTTCACGCGGCGCAAAGCAGCGGGTGATCACGTGACGCCACAGCTCGCCTTCCAACGGCAGGCCAAGCATGTCGCAGGCCGCCGGGTTGGCTTCGCGCACGCGGCCCTCTTCGTCGATGACGATCACGCCACCAGGCAACAGCGACAGCAGGTTTTGCAGACGGTTGGCCAGGCGCTCCTTCTCAGCCAACTCTTCCATGCGCTGGGCACTGAC of Pseudomonas azotoformans contains these proteins:
- a CDS encoding sensor histidine kinase, whose protein sequence is MPHAAQHSSSPAIPGLVPSVEQQSRQGLEQAFSLFNQMSSQLTDSYSLLEARVSELKGELAVVSAQRMEELAEKERLANRLQNLLSLLPGGVIVIDEEGRVREANPAACDMLGLPLEGELWRHVITRCFAPREDDGHEISLKDGRRLSIATRALDAEPGQLVLLNDLTETRHLQDQLARHERLSSLGRMVASLAHQIRTPLSAALIYASHLTDEQLPAATHQRFAGRLKERLHELEHQVRDMLVFARGELPLTDRITPAELMQALQAAAATHIQDVQVRWQCDSHLGELLCNRDTLVGSLLNLIENATQASGPGARLKVHLYHREQTLRLCISDSGSGIEPAVLQRLGEPFFTTKTNGTGLGLTVVKAVARAHQGELLLHSRVGRGTCALMTLPLFSCAASAE